The region TCACACAGCAAGTCGTGAAACGGTCCATTTTGTCGCCGAAGAAAACGTTCGTTCGCAAAATCCAGGAAGCCTGGTTGGCGATCCAACTCGAGCAGCATTACACGAAAGACGAAATTCTTGAAATGTACTTGAATAAAATTTATTACGGAAACGGCGCGTACGGATTGAAAACAGCAGCCGAGGTGTATTTCGACACGAAAGATCTCTCGAAATTGAACTTGTCGCAAATGGCACTGCTCGCCGGTCTTCCAAACGCTCCATCCGCGTATGATCCTTATGAACATCCGAAAAAAGCGGCTGAGCGGCGCAATCAAGTGTTGGAAGCGATGGTGGAAACCGGCGCCATTTCTGAAAAACAAGCGCAAGAAGCAAAAGCAAAACCGGTAACGAAGCTGCTCGCGAAGAAAGATGAGGATTCGACACCGCCGTATTACGGTGCCTTTCTCGAAGAAGTATTCAAGGAGTTGAAAGAACAAAAGATTGTTACCGACCTGACGCAATTTAAGCAAGGCGGATTGAAGATTTACACGACCGTCGATCCGGAATCGCAAAAGAAAGTTTACAAGTTGCAGCACTCAGACGAAATTCCATATCCCGACAAAAACTTTGATATCGGCGCCGCTTTGCTCGACACGAAAACAGGCGCAATCCGAGCAATCGGCGGCGGGCGCGATTACACAAGTTTTCAGAGCGGTACAAATCGGGCGCTCGACACGTCTAACATTCCAGGATCGAACATTAAACCGATCTTGGATTACGGACCCGCAATTGAATTTCTGAAATGGCCGACAGTTCATCCGATCGTCGACGAAAAATACAAATACCCCGGATCCGATACAGTGGTCGGAGAATGGGACGGAGAATATTGGGGCAAGATGACGATCGAAAGAGCCCTTGCATGGTCGCGAAACGTTCCTGCAGTTAAAGCGCTCGTCGCGACGACGGAAGAGGTCGGCAAAGATAAAGTAAGCGGATTTGTACAGGGGCTCGGCATACCGTTGAAAGATTCGTATTATTACTCGGCTGCGCTCGGTACGATGAATGTTTCTCCGTTGCAAATGGCGGGCGCATACTCCGCCTTTGGAAATAAAGGTGTCTACCATGAACCG is a window of Bacillales bacterium DNA encoding:
- a CDS encoding PBP1A family penicillin-binding protein, which translates into the protein MSNDYRSRQERRQKQKANAKTKKDRASLVKKILLGLLLFIGAGLVAGTIAVFAIIQDAPTLKPAMLDTPFTTTFYDRNNDPIPTEFSETIERDKVDIKNVPEMMKQAVISIEDRRFYDHFGIDVRRIIGAAIDDIRKGRLAEGGSTITQQVVKRSILSPKKTFVRKIQEAWLAIQLEQHYTKDEILEMYLNKIYYGNGAYGLKTAAEVYFDTKDLSKLNLSQMALLAGLPNAPSAYDPYEHPKKAAERRNQVLEAMVETGAISEKQAQEAKAKPVTKLLAKKDEDSTPPYYGAFLEEVFKELKEQKIVTDLTQFKQGGLKIYTTVDPESQKKVYKLQHSDEIPYPDKNFDIGAALLDTKTGAIRAIGGGRDYTSFQSGTNRALDTSNIPGSNIKPILDYGPAIEFLKWPTVHPIVDEKYKYPGSDTVVGEWDGEYWGKMTIERALAWSRNVPAVKALVATTEEVGKDKVSGFVQGLGIPLKDSYYYSAALGTMNVSPLQMAGAYSAFGNKGVYHEPYAVRKVVFPNGKTVELHHEPEVAMHDYTAYMITDMLKAVVNKGTGQMADISGLPVAGKTGSTQIPDKTQEKYDISEDGYLDEWFTGYTPEFTLSVWTGYPSITDEDGNVQFIRFGEGIDATDLAKLYFKKLISDISSKDVEDWEMPDSVVKVAIEKDTRKLPSENTPE